A portion of the Leifsonia sp. EB41 genome contains these proteins:
- a CDS encoding alkene reductase, protein MDLFSPVSLGDLHLPNRVVMAPLTRTRSGEAGIPGPLVAEHYAQRASVGLIITEGTYPSHESRAYPGQPGIVTDEQIAGWRAVADAVHAKGGRIVMQLMHSGRVSHPLINGTDRIVAPSAVAIDGETRTTTGKVAYPVPHALTTEELATVRDEFVTAATNAIAAGLDGVEVHGANGYLLHQFLSPVSNVRDDQYGGSPEARARFVVEVTSAIAEAVGAGRVGIRLSPMHNIQDVFETDLGDATATYEAVVDGLAPLGLAYVSVLHSEPTGALVQDLRERFGGPFVVNSGFSSVTSRDEAIALVEDAHADAVAVGRLAIANPDLVERWKGEHPENQPNAATFYGAGAEGYTDYPRLSA, encoded by the coding sequence ATGGATCTGTTCTCCCCTGTTTCGCTCGGCGACCTCCACCTTCCCAACCGCGTCGTGATGGCGCCGCTGACCCGCACGCGTTCGGGTGAGGCCGGCATCCCGGGGCCGCTGGTGGCGGAACACTACGCGCAGCGAGCGAGCGTGGGCCTGATCATCACCGAGGGGACCTACCCGAGCCACGAGTCGCGGGCGTACCCGGGGCAGCCCGGCATCGTCACCGATGAGCAGATCGCCGGCTGGCGCGCGGTGGCCGACGCCGTGCACGCCAAGGGCGGCCGCATCGTCATGCAGCTCATGCACAGCGGTCGTGTCTCGCACCCGCTGATCAACGGGACGGACCGCATCGTCGCGCCGAGCGCCGTCGCGATCGATGGTGAGACGCGCACGACGACCGGGAAGGTCGCCTACCCGGTGCCGCACGCGCTCACCACCGAGGAGCTCGCGACGGTCCGCGACGAGTTCGTCACCGCGGCCACGAACGCCATCGCCGCAGGCCTCGACGGGGTGGAGGTGCACGGCGCCAACGGCTACCTGCTGCACCAGTTCCTCTCGCCGGTCTCCAACGTCCGCGACGACCAGTACGGCGGGTCCCCGGAGGCGCGGGCGCGCTTCGTGGTCGAGGTGACGTCGGCGATCGCGGAGGCCGTGGGGGCCGGGCGGGTGGGCATCCGGTTGTCGCCGATGCACAACATCCAGGACGTCTTCGAGACCGACCTCGGCGACGCCACCGCCACCTACGAGGCCGTGGTCGACGGGCTCGCGCCGCTCGGCCTCGCCTACGTGAGCGTGCTGCACAGCGAGCCGACGGGCGCTCTCGTGCAGGACCTCCGCGAGCGTTTCGGCGGCCCCTTCGTCGTCAACAGCGGGTTCAGCTCGGTCACCTCGCGGGACGAGGCGATCGCGCTGGTCGAGGATGCGCACGCGGACGCCGTGGCCGTCGGCCGTCTTGCGATCGCCAACCCGGACCTCGTGGAGCGGTGGAAGGGTGAGCACCCGGAGAACCAGCCCAACGCGGCGACGTTCTACGGGGCGGGCGCCGAGGGCTACACGGACTACCCGCGCCTGAGCGCGTAG